A genomic segment from [Flavobacterium] thermophilum encodes:
- a CDS encoding Predicted transcriptional regulator, which yields MKEIKFGKCLLLELLQKKGMTQSELSIKTGITESQISLYISGKRKMSYLSAVKISFVLKCHAEDLYVWKEE from the coding sequence ATGAAAGAGATAAAATTTGGAAAATGCCTACTTTTAGAGCTTCTTCAGAAAAAAGGCATGACACAATCGGAACTTTCCATAAAAACAGGTATAACCGAGTCGCAAATCTCTCTTTACATCTCTGGAAAAAGAAAAATGTCATATTTAAGCGCCGTTAAAATTTCTTTTGTATTGAAGTGTCATGCTGAAGACCTATACGTTTGGAAAGAAGAGTAG